A genomic segment from Schistocerca piceifrons isolate TAMUIC-IGC-003096 chromosome 4, iqSchPice1.1, whole genome shotgun sequence encodes:
- the LOC124796222 gene encoding platelet glycoprotein Ib alpha chain-like, producing the protein MGSGTLSSVPPSTTQPSSSDTPLTPSPTNSSPTTLSPDATSGTPPTTPGSMAGPTSADTPPATSSATGSSQPTASSDTPGTPPTVTASTAQTTAPDVPTTPSLTSPLPSTTPPSTGGECSNPLEIVPDPSDCSSYYECLPMNKWTHIECIYGYYFNRDGEKCLYGSCPYTLW; encoded by the coding sequence ATGGGATCTGGCACCCTTTCCTCTGTGCCTCCCAGCACGACACAGCCCTCGTCTTCGGACACCCCACTTACACCTTCACCCACTAATTCGTCACCGACAACACTGTCACCTGACGCAACATCTGGCACACCTCCCACCACACCTGGCAGCATGGCAGGGCCTACGTCTGCAGACACACCGCCAGCAACGTCTTCAGCCACAGGATCGTCACAGCCAACAGCGTCGTCCGACACGCCTGGCACTCCCCCTACCGTGACTGCCAGCACAGCACAGACTACAGCTCCGGACGTGCCAACAACGCCCTCACTGACGTCCCCTTTGCCCAGCACGACTCCTCCCTCCACTGGCGGCGAGTGTTCCAACCCGCTGGAAATCGTTCCAGACCCCAGTGACTGCTCCAGCTACTACGAGTGTCTCCCAATGAATAAGTGGACGCACATCGAATGCATTTATGGATATTACTTCAATCGAGACGGGGAGAAGTGCCTTTATGGTTCTTGCCCTTACACTTTGTGGTGA